In Burkholderia contaminans, the following proteins share a genomic window:
- a CDS encoding amino acid aminotransferase, translating to MSLFSAVQLAPRDPILGLNEAFNADARPTKVNLGVGVYTNEEGKIPLLRAVRDAEKARVEAGLPRGYLPIDGIAAYDAAVQKLLLGNDSPLIAAGRVVTAQALGGTGALKIGADFLRTLNPNVKVAISDPSWENHRALFEAAGFEVVAYPYYDAATNGVNFDGMLSALNSYAAGTIVVLHACCHNPTGVDLTEAQWQQVVDVVKARNLVPFLDIAYQGFGENIEADAAAVRLFAAADLNAFVSSSFSKSFSLYGERVGALSIITSSKEEATRVLSQLKRVIRTNYSNPPTHGGAVVAAVLASPELHASWVQELGEMRDRIRAMRNGLVERLKASGVDRDFSFINEQRGMFSYSGLTSAQVDRLRDEFGIYAVGTGRICVAALNTRNLDAVANAVAAVLK from the coding sequence ATGTCGCTCTTCTCCGCTGTCCAGCTTGCTCCCCGCGACCCGATCCTGGGCCTGAACGAAGCCTTCAACGCCGATGCGCGTCCGACCAAGGTCAATCTCGGCGTCGGTGTGTACACGAACGAAGAAGGCAAGATTCCGCTGCTGCGCGCGGTTCGCGATGCGGAGAAGGCACGTGTCGAGGCCGGCCTGCCGCGTGGCTACCTGCCGATCGACGGTATCGCCGCCTACGATGCGGCCGTGCAGAAGCTGCTGCTCGGCAATGACTCGCCGCTGATCGCGGCCGGCCGCGTGGTCACGGCCCAGGCACTGGGCGGCACGGGTGCACTGAAGATCGGCGCCGATTTCCTGCGCACCCTGAACCCGAACGTGAAGGTCGCGATCAGCGATCCGAGCTGGGAAAACCACCGCGCGCTGTTCGAAGCAGCCGGCTTCGAAGTCGTCGCATACCCGTACTACGACGCCGCCACCAACGGCGTGAACTTCGATGGCATGTTGTCGGCACTCAACAGCTACGCGGCAGGCACGATCGTCGTGCTGCACGCGTGCTGCCACAACCCGACCGGCGTGGATCTGACCGAAGCGCAATGGCAACAGGTCGTCGACGTCGTGAAGGCACGCAACCTCGTGCCGTTCCTCGACATCGCCTACCAGGGCTTCGGCGAGAACATCGAGGCCGATGCTGCCGCGGTGCGCCTGTTTGCCGCAGCCGACCTCAACGCATTCGTGTCGTCGTCGTTCTCGAAGTCGTTCTCGCTGTACGGCGAGCGCGTCGGCGCACTGTCGATCATCACGTCGAGCAAGGAAGAAGCGACGCGCGTGCTGTCGCAACTGAAGCGCGTGATCCGCACGAACTACTCGAACCCGCCGACCCATGGCGGCGCCGTGGTCGCAGCAGTACTCGCTTCGCCGGAACTGCACGCTTCGTGGGTGCAGGAACTCGGTGAAATGCGCGACCGCATCCGCGCAATGCGCAATGGTCTCGTCGAGCGCCTGAAGGCAAGCGGCGTCGATCGCGACTTCAGCTTCATCAACGAGCAGCGCGGGATGTTCTCGTATTCGGGCCTGACCTCGGCGCAAGTCGATCGCCTGCGCGACGAGTTCGGCATCTACGCAGTCGGCACGGGCCGGATCTGCGTCGCCGCACTGAACACGCGCAACCTCGACGCGGTCGCCAATGCGGTCGCAGCCGTCCTGAAGTAA
- a CDS encoding 3-hydroxybutyrate dehydrogenase, with translation MAADLSGKTAVVTGAASGIGKEIALELAKAGAAVAIADLNQDGANAVADEIVKAGGKAIGVAMDVTNEEAVNSGIDKVAETFGSVDILVSNAGIQIVNPIENYSFADWKKMQAIHVDGAFLTTKAALKHMYKDDRGGVVIYMGSVHSHEASPLKSAYVTAKHGLLGLARVLAKEGAKHNVRSHVVCPGFVRTPLVDKQIPEQAKELGISEEEVVKKVMLGNTVDGVFTTVQDVAQTVLFLSAFPSAALTGQSVVVSHGWFMQ, from the coding sequence ATGGCAGCAGATCTGAGCGGCAAGACCGCAGTCGTCACGGGCGCCGCGAGCGGCATCGGCAAGGAAATCGCACTCGAGCTCGCGAAAGCGGGCGCGGCCGTCGCGATCGCCGACCTGAACCAGGACGGCGCGAACGCGGTCGCCGACGAGATCGTCAAGGCGGGCGGCAAGGCGATCGGCGTCGCGATGGACGTGACGAACGAGGAAGCCGTGAACAGCGGTATCGACAAGGTGGCCGAAACGTTCGGCTCGGTCGACATCCTCGTGTCGAACGCGGGCATCCAGATCGTGAACCCGATCGAGAACTATTCGTTCGCCGACTGGAAGAAGATGCAGGCGATCCACGTCGACGGCGCGTTCCTCACGACCAAGGCGGCGCTCAAGCACATGTACAAGGACGATCGCGGCGGTGTCGTGATCTACATGGGTTCGGTGCACTCGCACGAAGCGTCGCCGCTGAAGTCGGCGTACGTGACGGCCAAGCACGGCCTGCTCGGCCTGGCCCGCGTGCTGGCGAAGGAAGGCGCGAAGCACAACGTGCGCTCGCACGTCGTGTGTCCGGGCTTCGTGCGCACGCCGCTGGTCGACAAGCAGATTCCGGAGCAGGCGAAGGAACTCGGCATCAGCGAAGAGGAAGTGGTGAAGAAGGTGATGCTCGGCAATACGGTCGACGGCGTGTTCACGACCGTTCAGGACGTCGCGCAGACGGTGCTGTTCCTGTCGGCCTTCCCGAGCGCCGCGCTCACGGGCCAGTCGGTCGTCGTCAGTCACGGCTGGTTCATGCAGTGA